The Desulfovulcanus ferrireducens genome has a window encoding:
- a CDS encoding F0F1 ATP synthase subunit gamma translates to MASLRDIQRKIGAVKKTKQITKAMNMVASAKLRNAQLRIERFRPYADKYYEIIADLSSRADASVHPLLERREAVKNVGIILVTSDKGLCGSFNTNLCVKAEKLASQKQAEGKTVKFICIGKKGRDYIRKRGFEIIDAKADIMNNFDFQLANDIGNEIIDKYIAADLDEVQIVYGQFVTVIRQEAKVAQILPVESTTETVQEGPSSEYIFEPSVEGLLAELLPRYIKVQVYRGLLDTSASEHAARMTAMDNATKNCDELVHDLTLAYNKARQATITAELMDIVGGAEALKQG, encoded by the coding sequence ATGGCTTCATTACGGGACATTCAGCGAAAAATCGGTGCGGTCAAAAAGACCAAGCAGATTACCAAGGCCATGAATATGGTGGCCTCGGCTAAATTGCGCAACGCGCAACTGCGCATCGAACGCTTTCGTCCCTATGCTGATAAATACTATGAAATAATAGCGGATTTATCCTCTCGGGCTGATGCCAGTGTGCATCCCTTACTGGAAAGGAGAGAGGCCGTAAAAAATGTTGGTATCATTTTGGTCACCTCCGATAAGGGATTGTGCGGAAGCTTCAACACCAATTTATGTGTGAAGGCAGAGAAGCTGGCCAGCCAGAAGCAGGCTGAAGGAAAAACAGTTAAATTTATCTGTATAGGGAAGAAAGGTCGGGACTACATCCGCAAAAGAGGCTTTGAGATTATTGATGCCAAAGCGGATATAATGAATAATTTTGACTTTCAACTCGCCAACGACATTGGAAATGAAATAATTGATAAATACATTGCTGCAGACCTGGACGAAGTTCAGATAGTCTACGGTCAATTTGTGACCGTGATCAGGCAGGAAGCCAAAGTAGCCCAAATACTGCCTGTTGAATCAACCACTGAGACTGTCCAAGAAGGACCATCAAGCGAGTATATTTTTGAGCCGTCAGTGGAAGGGCTTTTGGCTGAACTTCTACCAAGATATATCAAGGTCCAGGTTTATCGTGGCCTGTTAGATACATCGGCCAGTGAACACGCAGCTCGTATGACGGCAATGGACAATGCCACCAAGAACTGCGATGAGTTGGTTCATGATTTGACCCTGGCCTATAATAAAGCCAGGCAGGCAACCATTACGGCAGAGCTAATGGATATAGTTGGCGGTGCAGAAGCACTAAAACAAGGATAA
- a CDS encoding bactofilin family protein, whose amino-acid sequence MAKDEINAFLGTGTFYEGKLAFEGTVRVDGEFRGEIESEGTLVVGKEALVKGNIKVGQIIVSGRVDGDVLAKSKMVMYKEAKFFGTLTTPSLMVEEGAIIQGQVNMAKEDKEEVQG is encoded by the coding sequence ATGGCTAAAGATGAGATAAATGCTTTTTTAGGGACAGGGACTTTTTATGAAGGCAAGCTGGCGTTTGAAGGTACAGTGCGTGTAGACGGTGAATTTCGTGGAGAGATTGAATCTGAGGGAACCTTGGTAGTGGGTAAAGAAGCACTGGTCAAAGGGAATATTAAAGTAGGCCAGATAATTGTCAGCGGACGGGTTGACGGTGATGTTTTGGCCAAATCTAAAATGGTTATGTACAAAGAGGCAAAATTTTTCGGTACTCTTACAACTCCATCGTTGATGGTAGAGGAAGGAGCAATTATTCAAGGCCAAGTGAATATGGCCAAAGAAGACAAGGAAGAAGTCCAGGGTTAA
- the atpH gene encoding ATP synthase F1 subunit delta yields the protein MTGNIVARRYARALFAIGETQGKEELAAYGKGLAELVDVLEGAPELFKVFRNPVFSVEEKKAVLDKVLDRVKPVPMVKNFCFLLADKDRLAFLPDIQVYFNQLLDMAQGVVRGEMVTAIDLADDLKQEVVEQLQKQSGRKIILDYSVDPEILGGLVLKVGDKVLDASIRAQIEILKENIKRGE from the coding sequence TTGACAGGTAACATAGTAGCCAGAAGATATGCGCGCGCTCTCTTTGCCATCGGCGAGACGCAAGGTAAAGAAGAGCTTGCAGCTTACGGGAAAGGCCTTGCTGAGCTTGTCGATGTCTTGGAAGGTGCGCCAGAGCTGTTTAAGGTTTTCCGCAATCCGGTTTTTAGTGTGGAGGAAAAAAAGGCTGTCCTGGACAAAGTTTTGGACAGGGTTAAGCCTGTGCCCATGGTTAAAAACTTTTGCTTTTTGCTGGCCGACAAGGACAGGCTGGCTTTTCTGCCAGACATACAGGTTTATTTTAATCAACTCCTGGATATGGCTCAGGGCGTTGTCCGGGGTGAGATGGTCACAGCCATTGATCTGGCAGACGATCTAAAGCAAGAAGTTGTGGAACAATTGCAAAAGCAGTCCGGTCGCAAGATTATCTTGGACTACAGTGTAGATCCGGAGATCTTGGGCGGACTTGTGCTGAAGGTGGGGGACAAAGTTTTAGATGCCAGTATTAGGGCGCAAATCGAAATTTTGAAAGAAAACATCAAGAGGGGTGAGTAG
- the mrdA gene encoding penicillin-binding protein 2, with product MSLFNSKKKWERDYGPYLILVLIWGLFCVFGLRLWYLQIYKGEFFAQKAKDNRLRKQSIYAPRGLIMDRKGKLLAINEPSYSLAIVREDCPEIDKTLLQVSKWTGVPFDELKANFERGRRRVKSFEPQIIIPNLSFEVLAKIEAYAPRWPGLKIMVRPRRKYLQGPVFAHVLGYVAQASEEELNKDSELALGDNIGKQGLEYVLEKRLRGKKGLKRMEVDAVGRSLHEEVLRPPQPGEDIHLSLDLELQKKVYELMEGRAGAVVVMEPDSGQILSLVSSPSYDNNKFVQGVSIEDWRKLIKNPLHPLQNRCIQSVYPPGSVFKLVVAACGLFEKKIDLEEKIYCSGAYRLGRRVFRCWKKHGHGRVDFTRSLVESCDVYYYKLGEELGVDRISSFAKKCGFGQLTGIDLPHEKRGLIPDRNWKLKRFKEPWQGGETLNMSIGQGYTLVTPLQVARFVSALVNGGKLYKPSLLSEESRAKAKALPFADDIRQKIIRAMIRTVEADHGTARGLRKDGIIIGAKTGTAQVVKLLSEYEEKEIEEIPYRFRDHAWMASFAKKGDRSYVVVAMVEHGGHGGSAAGPIVRAIFDFIFEQ from the coding sequence AAGGTGAGTTTTTTGCCCAGAAGGCAAAAGATAACCGGTTGCGCAAACAGTCTATATATGCTCCACGCGGTCTGATCATGGACCGCAAGGGGAAGCTTCTTGCCATTAATGAACCGTCATATAGTTTGGCCATTGTTCGCGAGGATTGCCCTGAGATCGATAAGACACTGCTTCAAGTGAGTAAATGGACAGGTGTTCCTTTTGATGAGCTCAAAGCTAATTTTGAACGTGGACGAAGACGGGTAAAGTCTTTTGAACCCCAAATCATCATCCCCAATTTGTCTTTTGAAGTCTTAGCCAAAATTGAGGCCTATGCTCCACGCTGGCCCGGCTTGAAAATCATGGTCAGACCCAGAAGAAAATATTTGCAAGGTCCGGTATTTGCCCATGTTTTAGGTTATGTGGCTCAAGCAAGTGAAGAAGAGCTGAACAAAGATTCTGAGCTAGCCTTGGGAGATAATATAGGCAAGCAAGGCCTTGAATACGTTTTGGAAAAAAGACTTAGAGGTAAAAAGGGCCTGAAAAGAATGGAAGTAGATGCTGTTGGTCGTAGCTTGCACGAAGAGGTGCTCCGTCCTCCCCAGCCAGGAGAAGACATTCATTTGAGTTTGGATCTTGAACTGCAGAAAAAAGTCTATGAGTTGATGGAGGGCAGAGCCGGGGCAGTAGTGGTCATGGAGCCTGATTCCGGTCAGATTCTTTCTTTGGTTAGTAGCCCCAGCTACGACAACAATAAGTTTGTGCAAGGTGTTTCAATAGAAGATTGGCGCAAACTAATTAAAAACCCACTGCATCCTTTGCAGAACAGATGTATTCAAAGTGTCTATCCTCCGGGCTCAGTGTTTAAACTTGTCGTTGCCGCTTGTGGATTGTTTGAGAAAAAAATTGATCTGGAAGAAAAGATTTACTGCTCAGGTGCATATCGTTTAGGCCGGCGGGTTTTCCGATGCTGGAAGAAGCATGGCCATGGGCGGGTAGATTTTACGCGTTCCCTGGTGGAATCATGTGATGTTTATTATTACAAATTAGGAGAAGAATTAGGAGTGGATAGAATTTCCTCCTTTGCTAAAAAGTGTGGATTTGGCCAGCTTACGGGTATTGATTTACCCCATGAGAAGAGAGGATTGATCCCTGACCGGAACTGGAAATTGAAAAGATTTAAGGAACCTTGGCAGGGTGGAGAAACTTTGAATATGTCTATAGGTCAGGGTTATACTCTAGTTACGCCTCTTCAAGTAGCCAGGTTTGTGTCTGCGTTAGTTAACGGGGGCAAATTATATAAGCCCTCTTTGCTGAGTGAAGAGTCAAGGGCCAAAGCAAAAGCCTTACCATTTGCGGATGATATTCGTCAGAAGATTATCCGGGCCATGATTCGAACAGTTGAAGCTGACCATGGTACTGCCAGGGGGTTGAGAAAGGATGGTATAATTATAGGAGCCAAGACCGGCACAGCTCAGGTAGTAAAGCTTTTGAGCGAATATGAGGAAAAAGAGATCGAGGAGATTCCCTATCGCTTTCGCGATCACGCCTGGATGGCCAGCTTTGCCAAAAAAGGAGATAGAAGCTATGTGGTCGTTGCTATGGTCGAGCATGGTGGTCATGGTGGTTCTGCTGCTGGCCCCATTGTTCGCGCTATCTTTGATTTTATTTTTGAACAATAG
- the rodA gene encoding rod shape-determining protein RodA, with product MMFDRRLLQHINWSLLGLAFILFGAGVLNLYSASALRVEGGLTLTPFYMRQLVWGGAGFLVMLLIMIIDYRHLKSLSWYLYLLTIIFLLCVPIWGKTIYGAKRWLGLGFFNFQPSEMAKVCVLILGAKVLTKTEDVLGWRDLVKVMSVALLPAILIIKQPDLGSGLILILILGGMILYKGLKKRVFKTLLIMLPLLLPLAWNFLHDYQKERILTFLNPERDPLGSGYHIIQSQIAIGSGRFWGKGFLEGTQSQLRFLPEKHTDFAFAVFGEEWGFVGSIILLIFFCSFLYQIFLVSQEAKDKFGTYLVIGVFFYFFWQVLINMGMVLGLMPVVGIPLPFISYGGSASLVNFCLIGLVMNVSMRKFMFKSG from the coding sequence ATGATGTTTGATCGCCGTTTACTGCAGCACATAAACTGGAGTTTATTGGGTCTGGCCTTTATATTGTTCGGGGCCGGAGTGCTCAACCTTTATTCAGCCAGTGCTTTAAGGGTAGAAGGAGGCTTAACCCTTACACCTTTTTACATGAGGCAACTGGTCTGGGGAGGGGCCGGGTTTCTTGTTATGCTTCTGATAATGATTATTGATTACAGGCATCTAAAATCATTATCCTGGTATCTTTATCTCCTGACTATTATTTTTCTTCTTTGCGTACCAATCTGGGGTAAAACTATTTATGGAGCTAAAAGATGGCTGGGCCTTGGTTTTTTTAATTTTCAACCCAGTGAAATGGCCAAAGTGTGCGTGCTAATCTTAGGGGCCAAGGTATTGACGAAAACCGAGGATGTTCTTGGATGGAGGGATTTGGTCAAGGTTATGAGTGTGGCCTTGCTGCCGGCCATACTAATTATCAAGCAACCTGACCTTGGGTCAGGGCTGATCCTGATTTTGATTTTAGGGGGAATGATTTTATACAAGGGGTTAAAAAAGAGGGTTTTTAAAACCCTGTTGATCATGCTTCCCTTGCTGCTCCCATTAGCCTGGAATTTTTTACACGATTACCAGAAGGAGCGCATCCTGACTTTTTTAAACCCCGAGCGTGATCCTTTAGGCTCAGGGTATCATATTATTCAATCTCAGATTGCCATTGGATCCGGTAGATTTTGGGGCAAAGGTTTTTTAGAAGGTACCCAGAGTCAACTACGCTTTTTACCGGAAAAACATACGGATTTTGCCTTTGCAGTGTTCGGAGAAGAATGGGGGTTTGTTGGTTCTATAATCTTACTCATCTTTTTTTGTTCTTTCTTGTATCAGATTTTTTTGGTCTCTCAGGAAGCAAAGGATAAGTTTGGAACTTATCTTGTAATCGGAGTGTTTTTTTACTTTTTCTGGCAGGTTTTAATCAATATGGGCATGGTCCTTGGGCTTATGCCGGTTGTTGGTATTCCCTTGCCTTTTATAAGTTATGGAGGTAGCGCATCTTTGGTTAACTTTTGTTTGATTGGCTTGGTAATGAATGTGTCCATGCGTAAGTTTATGTTTAAGTCAGGATGA
- a CDS encoding ATP synthase F0 subunit B, whose amino-acid sequence MIELNITFFIQLVNFLIVLLVLNLILYRPIRGIIQKRAEVMAQRLEEIERFTAQASEKMTAYEQELDNARRQAQEVRMSMKEEGYAEEKKLVEAASAEAGSILKAAKEKIASEKKSAIAALKEQVDKFAQMAAEKILGQA is encoded by the coding sequence ATGATTGAACTAAACATTACCTTTTTCATTCAATTGGTTAATTTTTTGATAGTTTTGCTTGTGTTAAACCTTATTTTGTATCGCCCAATCAGGGGGATCATTCAAAAGCGGGCAGAGGTGATGGCTCAAAGGTTGGAAGAGATTGAGCGCTTTACTGCTCAGGCTTCAGAGAAGATGACTGCATATGAGCAGGAGTTGGATAATGCCCGCAGGCAAGCTCAGGAAGTACGTATGAGCATGAAGGAAGAAGGGTATGCTGAAGAGAAGAAACTCGTTGAGGCTGCTTCAGCAGAGGCTGGTTCAATCTTGAAGGCCGCCAAGGAAAAGATTGCTTCTGAAAAGAAATCAGCCATCGCAGCCCTTAAAGAACAAGTCGATAAGTTTGCCCAAATGGCCGCTGAAAAGATTTTGGGGCAGGCCTAA
- the atpA gene encoding F0F1 ATP synthase subunit alpha, which translates to MQIKAEEISQIIEEQIKNYEKRVEMSETGVVLSVGDGIARVYGVENAMAMELLEFPGGVMGMVLNLEEDSVGVALLGEDTEIKEGDVVKRTGKIVQVPVGDAVRGRVIDPLGNPLDGQGPIQASEFRLVEIKAPGIVARKSVHEPMYTGLKAVDAMTPIGRGQRELIIGDRQVGKTAIGIDAILAQKNSDIHCFYVAIGQKKSTVAQVVDTLRKHGAMEYTTVISATASEPAPLQFIAAYTGCTMAEYYRDSGKHALIIYDDLSKQAVAYRQMSLLLRRPPGREAFPGDVFYLHSRLLERAAKMSDDLGAGSLTALPIIETQAGDVSAYIPTNVISITDGQVYLEPNLFYAGIRPAINVGLSVSRVGGAAQIKAMKKVAGTLRLDLAQYRELAAFAQFGSDLDKSTQQKLIRGERLVELLKQPQYQPMPVEEQVISLYAGTRGYLDDIPVEAVRKFEDELLDFMRNQKADILNEIVETKDLSADLDKKIAAAIEEFKKTFKA; encoded by the coding sequence ATGCAAATAAAAGCAGAAGAAATCAGCCAGATCATTGAGGAGCAGATTAAGAACTACGAAAAGCGGGTTGAAATGAGTGAAACCGGTGTAGTTCTGTCTGTAGGTGACGGTATTGCCCGTGTTTATGGTGTTGAAAACGCCATGGCCATGGAACTCTTGGAATTTCCTGGCGGTGTTATGGGCATGGTTCTCAATCTGGAAGAAGATAGTGTTGGTGTAGCCTTGCTTGGTGAAGACACAGAGATCAAGGAAGGAGATGTTGTTAAGAGGACCGGTAAAATCGTTCAGGTGCCAGTGGGCGATGCTGTTCGGGGTCGTGTTATTGATCCTTTGGGTAATCCACTGGATGGACAGGGTCCAATTCAGGCCTCAGAGTTTAGGCTTGTTGAAATCAAAGCTCCCGGTATTGTTGCCCGTAAGTCAGTCCATGAGCCAATGTACACCGGTCTTAAGGCTGTCGATGCCATGACACCTATTGGCCGGGGACAACGTGAGTTGATCATTGGTGACCGTCAGGTTGGTAAAACCGCTATTGGTATTGATGCAATCCTGGCTCAGAAAAATTCTGATATTCATTGTTTTTATGTGGCCATCGGTCAGAAGAAATCTACAGTCGCCCAGGTTGTTGATACCTTACGTAAACATGGGGCCATGGAATACACTACAGTAATTTCTGCTACTGCATCAGAGCCTGCACCATTGCAGTTTATTGCGGCCTACACAGGTTGTACCATGGCTGAATATTATAGAGATAGCGGCAAGCATGCTTTGATTATCTATGATGACCTGTCCAAGCAGGCTGTAGCATACAGGCAGATGTCCCTTCTTCTGCGCCGTCCTCCGGGACGTGAGGCTTTCCCCGGTGACGTATTTTACCTTCACTCAAGGCTCCTGGAACGTGCAGCTAAGATGAGTGATGATCTGGGGGCAGGTTCACTTACTGCTTTGCCTATCATTGAGACCCAGGCTGGTGACGTTTCCGCATATATTCCTACCAACGTTATTTCTATTACTGACGGCCAGGTTTATCTTGAGCCTAACCTCTTCTACGCTGGTATCCGTCCGGCTATTAACGTTGGTCTGTCAGTATCCAGGGTTGGTGGTGCTGCTCAGATTAAGGCCATGAAAAAGGTTGCCGGTACCCTGCGGCTCGATCTGGCCCAATACAGGGAATTGGCAGCTTTTGCCCAGTTTGGCTCAGATTTGGACAAATCTACTCAGCAAAAACTTATTCGTGGTGAAAGGCTGGTCGAACTTTTGAAGCAGCCTCAGTATCAGCCAATGCCTGTAGAAGAACAGGTTATCTCTCTGTATGCCGGTACCAGAGGATATTTAGATGACATCCCTGTTGAAGCTGTACGTAAGTTTGAAGATGAACTTTTAGATTTCATGCGCAACCAGAAGGCAGATATCTTGAATGAAATTGTTGAAACAAAGGATTTAAGCGCAGACCTAGATAAAAAAATTGCAGCTGCTATTGAGGAATTTAAGAAGACCTTTAAGGCATAA
- a CDS encoding F0F1 ATP synthase subunit B family protein: MRKIFRISMAVAMLLLMAGIAVASEHGGGGDSSKWMNLVYRVINFVIVVGIIYKLMGKRIAQFFSSRTYQIETELKDLDARRDEAEKKLKEVERRIANLEQEREEILAAAKEQGEALKVQIIEKAKQTAEQIKAQARLSAEQEAKMAYEAVKAELADKIAEAAEKIVSEKLTEEGHKALINDYLTRVVLN, translated from the coding sequence TTGAGAAAAATATTCAGAATTAGCATGGCCGTGGCTATGCTCTTGCTCATGGCTGGGATAGCGGTGGCTTCTGAGCACGGTGGCGGGGGAGATTCTTCAAAGTGGATGAATCTCGTATACCGGGTAATAAATTTTGTCATTGTGGTCGGGATTATTTACAAGCTTATGGGTAAGAGGATTGCTCAGTTTTTCTCCAGTCGGACTTATCAGATCGAGACCGAGTTAAAAGATCTAGATGCCCGTCGGGATGAGGCAGAGAAGAAGTTGAAAGAAGTCGAACGCCGGATCGCAAACTTGGAGCAGGAGCGGGAGGAAATTTTAGCAGCAGCCAAGGAGCAGGGCGAGGCACTTAAGGTCCAGATTATTGAAAAGGCCAAGCAAACAGCTGAACAGATTAAAGCTCAGGCAAGGTTGTCAGCTGAACAGGAGGCCAAAATGGCTTATGAAGCAGTTAAAGCTGAGCTGGCTGACAAAATTGCCGAAGCTGCAGAAAAAATAGTTAGCGAAAAGTTGACTGAGGAAGGTCATAAGGCATTAATTAACGATTATTTAACAAGGGTGGTGCTAAATTGA